One genomic region from Leishmania panamensis strain MHOM/PA/94/PSC-1 chromosome 10 sequence encodes:
- a CDS encoding hypothetical protein (TriTrypDB/GeneDB-style sysID: LpmP.10.0200), which translates to MLRTSCAIRPTLRDGANGAAATAPVELLSDVYLCVSSPPVTEEWVGWPDAPYVVAGSTRHAIDPRGALSSCALGEPSGSRAGCARAQVIAEADPSPKSSPALPSVVPLGVLCRAYEAADERSGNAFLQVYPVGAHGLLSPEAKSMIVGCVMAVLRSRLSCLLGLLPQKHVNGGKSILNRNTVAVLNGYCCASAALPRPSTSALQGQWGTGKDGGDVHGHAWMVTWSLELVLSVAASLIEAGPPLPTAGPALCASDCGEVIKTSLRFGLGVPLQRDAAANCDAKTLASPVTHTLSAEGRSCYTTLSVQLTECRLASSHPLDVRHAVDLAKLIYVGHICPAQAHVEDGTDAFRRLTQFAGRVSSPPQLSAARDAWGEALHAYQSSAIRAQEGVLFVLTHDVSVQSGPAALLPLTAREELSRSHAAEKSHDVTFPSTLRDRVLASIRVRSAPAYFNHVLLCQAWSSDDAITEAYAHYWEDKLTSSGALAPARAAVQWRTSLRVSTPKDGVAAASDTSGGQTLSSTPLQWVLYTVRRQLIVAVANRSQAVLTGRRLGLDSPAALVTSSVAHFTPSALRALAEQCVKALPITRGLLGWHCPWPVPLCLQITGTPTAVPSAAAVEEMLWTLRILGKLRWRAAQLYEAAGDSAEQHRQLRALRDDVHRWSSRRHARTRAADGTTVALETAVWTPTVEDVVCHIDDSEWSALVKELSSMLPPA; encoded by the coding sequence ATGTTGCGCACTTCCTGTGCCATCAGACCAACCCTGCGTGACGGCGCcaatggcgctgctgcaacagccCCAGTGGAGCTATTGAGCGATGTCTACTTGTGCGTCTCTTCGCCTCCAGTGACCGAagagtgggtggggtggccTGACGCCCCATACGTGGTGGCTGGCAGCACGCGGCACGCCATCGACCCGCGAGGCGCACTGTCGTCGTGTGCCCTTGGAGAGCCATCGGGGTCACGTGCCGGCTGTGCAAGAGCGCAGGTGATTGCTGAAGCGGATCCATCACCGAAGTCATCACCGGCGCTGCCCAGCGTCGTCCCCCTTGGCGTGCTGTGCCGCGCGTACGAGGCAGCAGACGAGCGCAGTGGGAATGCCTTCTTACAGGTCTACCCTGTTGGTGCTCATGGGTTACTCTCTCCAGAGGCCAAGTCTATGATAGTTGGGTGCGtcatggcggtgctgcgatCGCGGCTGTCGTGCCTGCTGGGGCTCCTACCGCAGAAGCACGTGAACGGGGGAAAATCCATTTTGAACAGGAACACGGTGGCGGTACTGAATGGGTACTGTTGCGCATCTGCCGCCCTACCACGGCCATCGACGAGTGCGTTGCAGGGCCAATGGGGCACTGGCAAGGATGGCGGTGACGTGCACGGTCATGCCTGGATGGTGACATGGTCATTGGAGCTTGTTCTCTCTGTGGCCGCGTCGCTCATCGAAGcggggccgccgctgcccacgGCGGGTCCGGCGCTGTGCGCGAGCGACTGTGGTGAGGTCATAAAGACCTCGTTGCGCTTCGGCCTCGGTGTACCACTTCagcgcgacgctgctgccaacTGCGATGCGAAAACTCTCGCCTCCCCTGTAACACACACGTTGTCTGCAGAGGGGCGCTCGTGCTACACTACCCTCTCCGTGCAGCTCACGGAGTGCAGACTGGCATCCTCGCATCCGCTGGATGTCCGCCACGCTGTCGATCTCGCGAAGCTCATCTACGTTGGTCATATTTGTCCTGCGCAAGCGCACGTTGAGGACGGCACGGATGCATTCCGGCGACTCACCCAGTTTGCAGGCCGAGTGAGCTCTCCGCCGCAACTGTCAGCGGCGCGAGATGCTTGGGGGGAAGCACTGCACGCGTATCAGTCCAGCGCCATCCGTGCGCAGGAGGGTGTACTGTTTGTCCTGACGCACGACGTGTCAGTGCAGTCCGGACCGGccgcccttctccccttGACTGCGCGGGAGGAGCTAAGCCGCTCTCACGCCGCTGAGAAGTCGCATGACGTGACTTTTCCGTCGACTCTGCGCGACCGCGTCCTCGCCTCCATTCGTGTGCGGAGTGCGCCAGCGTACTTCAACCACGTTCTTCTCTGCCAAGCATGGTCTTCGGATGACGCGATTACTGAGGCCTATGCACACTACTGGGAAGACAAACTTACGAGCAGTGGTGCTCTGGCGcctgctcgcgctgccgTACAGTGGAGGACGTCCCTGCGCGTCTCGACGCCAAAGGATGGTGTGGCCGCTGCGTCGGATACAAGTGGAGGCCAGACACTGTCCTCGACCCCGCTGCAGTGGGTCCTGTACACTGTCCGCCGTCAGCTCAtcgttgctgttgccaaCCGGTCGCAAGCCGTTCTGACAGGACGACGACTGGGGCTCGACAGCCCTGCTGCACTGGTGACCAGCAGCGTTGCTCATTTCACACCGTCTGCACTCCGGGCATTGGCGGAGCAGTGCGTCAAGGCACTCCCCATCACACGTGGGCTACTGGGGTGGCACTGTCCATGGCCTGTGCCGTTGTGTCTGCAGATCACTGGCACCCCCACTGCAGTGCCgtccgccgctgcagtggaggagatgTTGTGGACGCTGCGCATCTTGGGGAAGCTCcggtggagagcggcacagCTGTATGAGGCGGCTGGCGACTCGGCCGAGCAGCATCGGCAGTTGCGGGCTCTGCGAGACGACGTGCATCGCTGGTCGTCACGTCGCCATGCACGGACGCGGGCGGCTGATGGCACCACCGTAGCATTGGAGACTGCTGTGTGGACGCCCACTGTGGAAGATGTTGTGTGCCACATAGACGACAGCGAATGGAGTGCGCTGGTCAAAGAGTTATCGAGCATGTTGCCGCCTGCGTAA
- a CDS encoding hypothetical protein (TriTrypDB/GeneDB-style sysID: LpmP.10.0210), which translates to MAFRELTALAAVVAVTAMWVATSATAQAGQTCSDLSNPLANLDYSDAGVKACVVARCVATLNATPTTTSNGYCNGEPTSESSVPCYQLEVGYSAYYICLMRALQGTKTPGLIDVGAAATRFFNTPGFPYHLSLLGCYACNHFRLTVFPSLGSSCSNWTCGAVSSQSPSAPGYGQPDEGYNHRLCSTGCIAGIMMIPFTVAACAIFFACGCCWPSPLLKTTYKTMLEEEEEKYRKRFDENNPSNPVGLYYSGVNEPAPAANQKRHSEVVLEYP; encoded by the coding sequence ATGGCTTTTCGCGAGCTCACGGCTCTAGCAGCCGTtgtggcggtgacagcgatGTGGGTGGCAACGAGCGCCACGGCGCAGGCGGGCCAGACATGCAGTGACTTGTCAAACCCGCTAGCGAACCTCGACTACAGCGACGCGGGAGTGAAGGCCTGCGTAGTTGCCCGGTGCGTCGCGACGCTGAACGCGACGCCCACCACAACATCGAATGGCTACTGCAACGGCGAGCCCACCTCTGAGTCGTCCGTCCCGTGCTACCAGCTGGAGGTGGGCTACAGTGCGTACTACATCTGCCTGATGCGCGCACTGCAGGGCACGAAGACCCCAGGCCTCATCGAtgttggcgctgccgccacgagGTTCTTTAATACTCCTGGCTTCCCGTaccacctctcccttctcggTTGCTACGCGTGCAACCACTTCCGCTTGACCGTGTTCCCGTCCttgggcagcagctgctcaaacTGGACCTGTGGCGCTGTCTCTTCCCAGAGCCCGTCTGCACCAGGGTATGGCCAGCCTGACGAGGGCTACAACCACCGCCTGTGCAGCACGGGCTGCATCGCGGGCATCATGATGATCCCCTTCACTGTTGCCGCGTGCGCCATCTTCTTCGCTTGCGGTTGCTGCTGGCCGTCGCCGTTGCTAAAGACCACCTACAAGACTATGcttgaggaggaagaggagaaataCCGCAAGCGCTTTGACGAAAACAACCCGAGTAACCCAGTGGGACTCTACTACAGTGGTGTGAATGAgccggcgccagcagcgaaTCAGAAGCGCCACTCCGAGGTCGTGTTGGAGTACCCGTGA
- a CDS encoding hypothetical protein (TriTrypDB/GeneDB-style sysID: LpmP.10.0220): protein MSYTEHRPERPEGYTQEEGAALSGPKESQPPMASMEPVKSNDVDAPVTEDDLKRDFDSEVLDLARDKSLNWKERAAKRKDLLSRQAVVEKERERRVIATLEARLPRPDWYSSDNDDESIQSDVEAHEASELKMQPEGGAGFVFRVVYTVLSTVAFIFHLTSSCPIPWMRSSSGRKYGVWRATGGGEPDLKVSDIHDCSYEMQYWQAVAATSVLATFASCGAMISGVLLCVNKGHMAASFILSFFSISFSLISWALVVALYRYFRCGKGAFASGVAHLDGGYALTLIGWVMHMTAIIVLIVYFFKYWTRSIHSGKTRAVRFIYVAVGIITMVFYSVGVAYTLWGKTFPAVKVSVSLWHVQVYDRETRLSTFLSHSTYKCTTITRYMRVVAALMILSTIWLFFAVVLGTGACHNSKYLKSSIIFGYASSIFALIAWIILLTMRQGRLCTGAAPIGQSYWVDMGYNGIPSGIENAEINFDGYTLREGFALIVSGWGINTLVLIFNTALWNL, encoded by the coding sequence ATGTCTTACACTGAACATCGACCTGAGCGGCCGGAGGGGTACACTCAGGAAGAGGGTGCAGCGCTAAGCGGCCCCAAGGAGTCGCAGCCGCCGATGGCATCGATGGAGCCGGTAAAGTCGAACGATGTCGACGCCCCCGTGACGGAGGACGACTTGAAGCGCGACTTTGACAGCGAGGTGCTCGACTTGGCACGTGACAAGTCACTCAACTGGAAGGAGCGCGCTGCAAAGAGGAAGGACTTGCTGAGTCGCCAGGCTGTTGTGGAAAAAGAGCGCGAGCGTCGCGTCATCGCCACGCTGGAGGCGAGGCTTCCACGGCCAGATTGGTACTCGAGCGACAACGATGACGAGTCCATCCAGTCTGATGTGGAGGCGCATGAGGCCAGCGAGCTCAAGATGCAGCCAGAAGGCGGCGCCGGGTTTGTGTTCCGCGTCGTCTACACGGTGCTGAGCACGGTGGCGTTCATCTTTCACCTGACGAGCTCCTGCCCGATCCCGtggatgcgcagcagctcaggCCGCAAGTACGGGGTGTGGCGCGCGACGGGCGGTGGTGAGCCAGACCTCAAGGTGAGCGACATCCATGACTGCTCGTACGAGATGCAGTACTGGCAAGCCGTGGCTGCCACATCCGTCTTAGCCACGTTTGCATCATGCGGCGCCATGATcagcggcgtgctgctgtgcgtgaACAAGGGGCACATGGCTGCCTCCTTCATCCTCAGCTTCTTTAGTATCTCCTTCTCGCTCATCTCGTGGGCGCTCGTGGTGGCGCTCTACCGCTACTTCCGCTGCGGCAAAGGTGCCTTTGCCAGCGGCGTGGCTCACCTCGACGGCGGTTACGCGCTGACATTGATTGGGTGGGTAATGCACATGACCGCCATCATCGTGCTCATCGTGTACTTCTTCAAGTACTGGACGCGCTCGATTCATAGCGGCAAGACTCGTGCTGTGCGCTTTATCTACGTGGCTGTTGGTATCATCACGATGGTCTTCTACTCCGTGGGGGTGGCCTACACACTGTGGGGAAAGACGTTTCCTGCTGTCAAGGTCTCCGTCTCACTGTGGCATGTGCAGGTCTACGACCGCGAGACGCGCCTGTCCACCTTCCTGAGCCACAGCACATACAAGTGCACTACCATCACCCGCTACATGAGGGTCGTGGCTGCGCTCATGATCCTGAGCACCATCtggctcttcttcgctgtcgtcCTCGGCACTGGTGCGTGCCACAACTCGAAGTATCTCAAGAGCTCCATCATCTTCGGCTATGCGTCTTCCATCTTCGCCCTCATAGCGTGGATCATCCTGCTGACGATGCGGCAGGGCCGCCTGTgcaccggtgccgcgccAATCGGCCAGTCGTACTGGGTAGACATGGGGTACAACGGAATTCCGTCCGGAATCGAGAATGCGGAGATTAACTTCGACGGCTACACGCTGCGCGAGGGCTTTGCCCTGATTGTGTCGGGCTGGGGCATCAACACTCTGGTTCTCATCTTCAACACCGCCCTGTGGAACCTCTAA
- a CDS encoding hypothetical protein (TriTrypDB/GeneDB-style sysID: LpmP.10.0230) yields the protein MSGKFQRESLNGSEMGNKQPSGQGKPDDTNASLAFLRTDEKALEEAPGVDLRAVPTENSGRKVMIAWIIFSLGSFGFMLVASCPVPWLRDRQGGKWTLWRDVNGTPWRMIECDHRRQMFQAMEAFTILGCLLSLASLLAGILQIKDRGHLGVTILLGSLTVLVVLADWALLVNEYYKYSCLGQIAYAAGVNRLNAGFLLVLFSFLLMLFGVITLGRWMNTTFSLSEVQCAKYSSPALTSAFISGCVLMIATVGTTQTMWVHYDTTISLKINYWHIEIYHRNVSLSEIWPLSSYHCTQFTLRMLISATFSIISDVLLLFTFLFTVAAVYKHPCKWIAVVLGVISWVFLLVCWAIAISVRHTTLCTSGVVPPSTAIYGAPLDTVEQQVSFKGFVITDGLGMIISAWCFTTANVIYLAVKG from the coding sequence ATGTCGGGCAAGTTCCAGCGGGAGAGCCTTAATGGGAGCGAGATGGGAAACAAGCAGCCGAGCGGGCAAGGCAAACCTGATGACACCAACGCGAGCCTAGCATTTTTGCGGACTGACGAGAAggcactggaggaggcgcccGGAGTGGACCTGCGGGCGGTGCCAACAGAGAACTCCGGTAGGAAAGTAATGATCGCTTGGATCATCTTCTCGTTGGGGAGCTTCGGCTTCATGCTAGTGGCGTCATGCCCGGTGCCGTGGCTGAGAGACCGCCAGGGCGGCAAGTGGACCCTCTGGAGGGATGTAAATGGAACTCCCTGGCGCATGATCGAGTGTGACCATAGGCGCCAGATGTTCCAGGCGATGGAAGCGTTCACGATTCTTGGATGTCTGCTGAGCCTTGCTAGCCTCCTCGCCGGTATATTGCAGATAAAAGACCGTGGTCACCTTGGCGTGACGATACTGCTCGGCTCCTTGACAgtgttggtggtgctggcggacTGGGCGCTCCTTGTGAACGAGTACTACAAGTACAGCTGCCTCGGCCAGATAGCATACGCGGCGGGCGTCAATCGCCTCAACGCCGGCTTCCTACTtgtcctcttttcctttctgctGATGCTCTTCGGCGTTATCACGCTGGGACGCTGGATGAATACAACCTTCAGCCTGTCGGAGGTGCAGTGCGCCAAGTATAGCAGCCCTGCCCTCACTAGCGCCTTTATTAGCGGCTGCGTGCTGATGATCGCGACTGTAGGGACGACACAAACCATGTGGGTGCATTACGACACGACGATATCGCTGAAGATTAATTACTGGCACATCGAGATCTACCACCGCAACGTGAGCCTGTCGGAGATCTGGCCGCTGAGCTCGTACCATTGCACACAGTTCACTTTGCGGATGCTCATTAGTGCCACCTTTTCCATCATCAGTgacgtgctcctcctcttcacatTTCTGTTCACCGTTGCAGCCGTGTACAAACACCCGTGCAAGTGGATCGCGGTCGTCCTCGGTGTTATCTCATGGGTTTTcctgctggtgtgctggGCGATCGCGATCTCCGTGCGCCACACGACACTCTGCACGTCGGGCGTGGTGCCGCCAAGCACTGCCATCTACGGTGCCCCGCTCGACACCGTCGAGCAGCAGGTGAGCTTCAAGGGCTTCGTGATCACAGACGGCCTGGGCATGATCATCTCGGCCTGGTGCTTCACGACGGCGAACGTCATCTACCTTGCAGTCAAGGGTTAA
- a CDS encoding hypothetical protein (TriTrypDB/GeneDB-style sysID: LpmP.10.0240) codes for MASLTGSTVTAASFSEEDAIVLDKWLYDVCGEEDLQFPSHRRQQFPRYVERLRRVAKMKQFVANTFEYPARSGTREVLVLQRMLEALALRAQTVARETEQAKSNVRQVRRVLEEQTMGASAIVEEERAHAISEAAEQRKAKEAAAAHAQSYASSPQHQGYTPLDPAAARGDNGAATPAWSGTATPKPQQADDEASGEGGDASATQQGFSAAMRTARRADYEKKKALSLRYVSEMQTKTQDMSRQRAEMEQRHARLLADKERLEGEYDALQTTEKLVVARHQETESRKNEETLLLSEEAAMYAAEEAAFDTAWAECAVLLDEEPSALCSTGEPECRAEKSHLPIEVSHWISPAPQEPSLSALSHPSSAPPHPLSGTLSPAHASYGGDPGDAGAAAPPDTTSPTAAAPNQGDNTRNHSGSPSSQSPGDGARGPAPPFSSPPLQRQTLEALRHRLSEIGSRTTRCRRHLLNEGHIHLERFRQSQQRLEEWQNMGAQLRRSHHQLCGQVGVIHTVLSDTASRLENGGATAQNTGYGTQLSRLRALLQERSSETLQYYLGNREDATMDMLFDASAEEELRELQRPSPSKASAGGDLTPVRGVSASVSNSTSLKRQSSTATSNHSHDDMLPSPASSRTPVRGTANGGGPAADAPSSGAKSWSSTELPHRHRSRYELVRHLQRWESMLLADRLAILKVARMVPGPYSGTGANTKQVAGFSAAQVYQELCALLLQQMNPAAPSA; via the coding sequence ATGGCATCGCTGACAGGCTCCACAGTCACCGCCGCATCCTTCTCTGAAGAGGATGCCATCGTGCTGGACAAGTGGCTCTACGACGtgtgcggagaggaggacctCCAGTTTCCCTCGCATCGGCGTCAGCAGTTTCCCCGTTACGTggagcgactgcggcggGTGGCCAAGATGAAGCAGTTTGTCGCCAACACCTTTGAGTACCCCGCACGCTCTGGCACCCGCGAAGTGCTCGTACTGCAGAGGATGCTCGAGGCACTGGCCTTGCGCGCGCAGACGGTGGCGCGAGAAACAGAGCAGGCGAAGAGCAACGTGCGCCAAGTGCGGCGCGTGTTAGAGGAGCAGACGATGGGTGCCTCCGCCAttgtggaggaagagagggccCACGCCAtcagcgaagcagcggagcagcgaaAAGCCaaagaggctgctgctgcccatgccCAATCCtacgcctcttcccctcaaCACCAGGGCTACACGCCCCTTgaccccgccgccgcaaGGGGGGACAATGGTGCTGCGACGCCTGCGTGGAGCGGAACGGCGACCCCgaagccgcagcaggcggaCGACGAGGCTTCTGGTGAGGGTGGTGATGCTTCGGCGACACAACAAGGTTTTTCTGCCGCTATGCGGACGGCGCGTCGAGCCGActacgagaagaagaaggcgcttTCCCTCCGCTATGTGTCAGAGATGCAGACCAAGACGCAGGACATGTCAAGGCAGCGGGCGGAGATggagcagcgacacgcacgtCTGCTAGCTGATAAGGAGCGGTTGGAAGGAGAGTACGATGCACTGCAGACAACCGAGAAGCTGGTCGTGGCCCGCCACCAAGAGACCGAGTCCCGCAAGAAtgaggagacgctgctgcttagTGAGGAAGCAGCCATGTAcgcagcggaggaggcagcatTCGACACGGCATGGGCGGAGTGCGCTGTGCTACTCGATGAGGAACCATCAGCCCTGTGCAGCACAGGTGAGCCCGAGTGCAGAGCAGAGAAGTCGCACTTGCCAATCGAGGTGTCGCATTGGATCTCGCCGGCGCCACAGGAGCCATCGCTCTCCGCGCTGTCTCACCCCAGCTCTGCTCCACCACATCCGCTCTCTGGCACTTTATCACCGGCACACGCTTCCTACGGCGGAGACCCTGGCGACGcgggcgctgcggcgcctccgGATACGACTTcaccgacagcggcagccccAAATCAGGGGGATAACACCAGGAACCACTCCGGTTCCCCGTCCAGCCAGAGCCCTGGAGATGGCGCGCGTGGCCCCGCGCCGCCGTTCTCTTCGCCACCCCTGCAACGACAGACCCTCGAGgccctgcgccaccgcctgtCTGAGATCGGTTCCCGCACCACCAGATGCCGCCGACATCTGCTGAATGAGGGACATATTCATCTCGAACGCTTTCGCCAGTCCCAGCAACGACTTGAAGAATGGCAGAATATgggcgcgcagctgcgccgctcgcaCCATCAGCTGTGTGGACAGGTGGGCGTCATCCACACCGTTCTGTCCGACACTGCAAGCCGACTGGAGAACGGCGGTGCAACAGCACAGAACACTGGCTATGGCACTCAGCTTTCACGGCTCAGAGCACTCCTGCAAGAGCGGTCCAGCGAGACGCTGCAATACTACCTGGGCAACCGCGAGGACGCCACGATGGACATGCTGTTCGACGCGAGCGCcgaagaggagctgcgcgagctgcagcgacccTCGCCCTCCAAAGCGTCGGCGGGCGGGGACCTGACACCTGTTCGGGGCGTATCAGCATCCGTATCCAATTCCACTTCGCTGAAGCGTCAgagctccaccgccacctccaacCACTCCCACGACGACATGCTGCCGTCACCTGCGTCCTCGCGCACGCCTGTGCGCGGGACAGCGAACGGCGGTGGCCCAGCTGCAGACGCACCCAGCAGTGGTGCCAAGAGCTGGAGTAGTACcgagctgccgcaccgccatcgcagccgcTATGAGCTCGTTCGCCATCTGCAGCGGTGGGAGTCGATGCTCCTGGCGGATCGACTGGCGATCTTGAAGGTGGCGCGCATGGTGCCCGGCCCCTACAGTGGGACAGGGGCTAACACAAAGCAGGTGGCCGGCTTCAGCGCTGCGCAGGTCTACCAAGAGCTctgtgcactgctgctacAGCAAATGAAccctgctgctccgtcgGCCTAG
- a CDS encoding pterin-4-alpha-carbinolamine dehydratase, putative (TriTrypDB/GeneDB-style sysID: LpmP.10.0250), producing MLLAGLLRGSRAPTAPQRLRHSFRPPVRQCSSRSAVSSALTTQRAYKGDYGFNVFHNSNPQHGGSYARHERRMRDDEVEDFLKSVKHWRPVYEDVADGNVVNAAQSSSSSTSASDSEPPTPAFSQISEEAITRTFHFEAFREAYLFMGRLWAFCYGSDKCPHVTWEGTAITVYLYSPSFRGLSKREARVAAFLNDQYNMSRKSKWQQRRIMDGIVREAMVEKLLGEEVATHIARRQTLRTAPLQEVKDGPRSWRSAIGSPSHRNNKDSDREGTAMGEQDRQ from the coding sequence ATGCTGCTTGCCGGGCTGCTACGTGGCTCTCGCGCGCCAACGGCACCGCAGAGGTTACGCCACAGTTTTCGGCCTCCAGTACGGCAATGCTCGTCCCGCTCTGCCGTCTCCTCTGCCCTCACCACACAGCGAGCATACAAGGGTGATTACGGCTTCAATGTGTTTCATAACTCCAACCCACAGCATGGTGGCAGCTACGCTCGACACGAGCGACGCATGCGGGACGACGAAGTGGAGGACTTCTTAAAATCCGTTAAGCACTGGCGGCCTGTGTACGAGGATGTGGCTGACGGTAATGTGGTGAATGCCGCACagtcatcatcgtcgtccaCCTCCGCTTCTGACTCGGAGCCGCCGACGCCGGCGTTCTCGCAGATCAGCGAGGAGGCCATCACGCGCACCTTCCACTTTGAAGCCTTTCGCGAGGCGTACCTCTTCATGGGCCGGCTGTGGGCCTTTTGCTACGGCAGCGACAAGTGCCCGCATGTCACGTGGGAGGGGACAGCCATCACCGTCTACCTCTACTCGCCGTCGTTTCGAGGCCTCAGCAAGCGCGAggcgcgggtggcggcgTTCCTGAATGATCAGTACAACATGAGCCGGAAGAGCAAGTGGCAGCAACGTCGCATCATGGACGGCATTGTGCGAGAGGCCatggtggagaagctgctTGGAGAGGAAGTGGCGACGCACATTGCACGCCGGCAAACACTGCGgacggcgccactgcaggaGGTGAAAGACGGGCCGCGCAgttggcgcagcgccatcgggTCACCGTCGCACCGTAACAACAAAGACAGCGATCGAGAAGGCACTGCCATGGGAGAGCAGGACAGGCAATAG
- a CDS encoding golgi apparatus membrane protein, putative (TriTrypDB/GeneDB-style sysID: LpmP.10.0260) — MPRPNFDDLLHSRPFPLVLKILNIIGAFACGSYSLFLFITHRFNDVRTFAALLYLLGFSIMIPSAESGLMNHPMLASFARFLVSPIGRAFLYVFMGGVILGNGIGGWVIGIYLFAIGVLNICAACILKS; from the coding sequence ATGCCGCGACCCAACTTTGACGATCTTCTGCACAGCCGCCCGTTTCCCCTCGTCCTAAAAATTCTGAACATTATCGGCGCCTTCGCCTGCGGCTCCTATTCACTCTTTCTCTTTATTACGCACCGGTTCAACGATGTCCGCACCTTTGCAGCGCTCCTCTACCTGCTGGGATTTTCCATTATGATCCCTTCGGCGGAGTCGGGACTGATGAATCACCCGATGCTCGCCAGCTTCGCGCGTTTTCTTGTCTCGCCGATCGGCCGCGCCTTCCTGTACGTGTTTATGGGCGGCGTGATTCTTGGCAATGGTATTGGTGGCTGGGTGATCGGTATTTATCTCTTCGCCATCGGCGTCCTCAACATCTGTGCTGCGTGTATCCTGAAGTCgtag